TTGATCAGGACGCCGTCAGGACCAAGCGCCGCGAGCACCTCGGCGTTCACCGCATGGCGCGTCGCCGGGCCGCCGGGGAGCACGACGATGAGCACGTCGACATTGGCGGCAAGTTCGACGAGCGAGGGAAAATGCGGATAGTCGAGATGGGAAACCTTGTTGCGGGAGTGATATGAAATCGACAGGTCGAAGCCGGAGAGGCGACGGGCGATGACCTGGCCGATGCGGCCCATGCCGGCGATGCCGATGCGCCGGCCGCGCAGGCTGTTGCCGAGGGGGAAGGCGTCGTGCAGCCATTTTCCCGCGCGCAGGAAACGCTCGGCCGCGGGCAGGGTGCGGATGGTGGCGAGCAGCAGGCCGACGGTGAAATCGCCCATCTCGTCGTTCAGCACGTCCGGCGTGTTGGTGACGATAACGCCGTGTTTGGCGGCGGCCACGGCATCGACCGTGTCGTAGCCGACGCCGAAATTGGCGATCAGTTCGAGGGCGGGCAGCCGGGCGATCAGCGCGGCGTCGGTCGGGCGGCGGCCGCGCGTGACGATGCCGCGGATTTCGGCGCCGTGACGCTCGATCAGCGCGTCGAGATTGGTGCCGTCGTCACGGAGGATTTCGAAGCCGGCTTCGAGGGAGTTCTCGATGACCGGCATCAGGCTGCCGAGGAACAGAAGTTTCGGGCGGTCGCTCATTCTTGTGGGCCTCCCTGCAGGAAATCGAAATCGCAGCCTTCGTCGGCCTGCAACACGGTGGTTTCGAAAAGGCGGGCGTAGCCGCGCGCAGGCGGCGGGCGCCTTGGCGTCGCGGCATGTTCGGCGGCGCGGCGCTGCCATTCGGCATCGTCGATCAGCAGGTCGAGCGTTCGCGCCGCGACGTCGAGCCGGATCGGATCGCCGGTGCGGACCAGGGCGAGCGGGCCGCCGGCCGCCGATTCCGGGGCGATGTGCAGCACGATGGTGCCGAAGGCGGTGCCGCTCATCCGCGCATCCGAGATCCGCACCATGTCCTTCACGCCGGCGCGGGCGAGCTTGCGCGGGATGGGCAGGTAGCCGGCCTCCGGCATGCCGGGCGCGCCGATGGGACCGGTATTGCGCAGGACGAGGACGGTCTCGGGTGTGACGTCCAGCTCGTCGGAATCGATTCTCGCCGCCATGTCCTCGACATTTTCAAACACGAGGGCAG
This genomic interval from Acidiphilium multivorum AIU301 contains the following:
- a CDS encoding 2-hydroxyacid dehydrogenase; the protein is MSDRPKLLFLGSLMPVIENSLEAGFEILRDDGTNLDALIERHGAEIRGIVTRGRRPTDAALIARLPALELIANFGVGYDTVDAVAAAKHGVIVTNTPDVLNDEMGDFTVGLLLATIRTLPAAERFLRAGKWLHDAFPLGNSLRGRRIGIAGMGRIGQVIARRLSGFDLSISYHSRNKVSHLDYPHFPSLVELAANVDVLIVVLPGGPATRHAVNAEVLAALGPDGVLINVARGTVVDEAALIDALGSRKILAAGLDVFEDEPRVPAALLACDNAVLVPHVGTATHHTRGLMADLLIRNVRAWFGGEGPITPVAETPAPGRRAPQTDSSISKQ